The following are from one region of the Halobellus limi genome:
- a CDS encoding ABC transporter ATP-binding protein — MSGITLDTVRKEFGDGEGTVVAVEDVDLEIEDGEFLVLVGPSGCGKTTTLRCIAGLEDVTSGTITFGDRDVTDRRARDRDVAMVFQNYALYPHMNVRKNIGFGLKLSTQQTAAEIDRQVEDVAEMLGIEDLLDQKPKELSGGQQQRVALGRAIVRDPEVFLMDEPLSNLDAKLRSQMRTELQTLQHDLDVTTVYVTHDQTEAMAMGDRIAVMNEGTLQQVGSAEEVYRTPVNEFVADFIGSPSINVFDATVDGARLDGPGAFTYHLSDASPVEGLDTVRVGIRPEDITLVDDGIEMTANVLEPMGNENFLYATLGGREVTARIDPTKRPGTDETVSFSFPESALYLFDPDTGESLKTKREGDVPDRDDAIPNREGAKSRSDSGSDADGDQIEEVVE; from the coding sequence ATGTCAGGAATCACACTCGATACGGTACGAAAGGAGTTCGGAGACGGCGAGGGGACGGTCGTCGCGGTCGAAGACGTCGACCTGGAGATCGAAGACGGCGAGTTCCTCGTTCTGGTCGGCCCCTCCGGCTGCGGGAAGACGACCACGCTGCGCTGCATCGCCGGGTTGGAGGACGTCACGAGCGGCACGATCACGTTCGGCGACCGCGACGTGACGGACCGCCGCGCCCGCGACCGCGACGTGGCGATGGTCTTCCAGAACTACGCGCTCTACCCGCACATGAACGTGCGGAAGAACATCGGCTTCGGCCTGAAGCTCTCGACGCAGCAGACGGCGGCCGAGATCGACCGACAGGTAGAAGATGTCGCCGAGATGCTCGGCATCGAGGACCTGCTTGACCAGAAGCCGAAGGAGCTCTCCGGCGGCCAGCAGCAGCGGGTCGCGCTCGGGCGCGCGATCGTCCGCGACCCCGAGGTGTTCCTGATGGACGAACCGCTCTCGAACCTCGACGCGAAGCTCCGATCGCAGATGCGGACGGAACTGCAGACGCTGCAACACGACCTCGACGTGACTACCGTGTACGTGACGCACGACCAGACGGAGGCGATGGCGATGGGCGACAGGATCGCCGTGATGAACGAGGGCACGCTCCAGCAGGTCGGCAGCGCCGAGGAGGTCTACCGCACGCCGGTCAACGAGTTCGTCGCCGACTTCATCGGCTCGCCGAGTATCAACGTCTTCGACGCGACGGTCGACGGCGCGCGGCTCGACGGCCCCGGCGCGTTCACCTACCACCTCTCGGACGCCTCCCCCGTCGAGGGCCTCGACACCGTGCGCGTCGGGATCCGCCCCGAGGACATCACGCTCGTCGACGACGGGATCGAGATGACGGCGAACGTCCTCGAACCGATGGGCAACGAGAACTTCCTGTACGCCACGCTCGGCGGCCGAGAGGTAACGGCCCGCATCGACCCGACGAAGCGGCCCGGAACCGACGAGACGGTGTCGTTCTCCTTCCCGGAGTCGGCGCTGTACCTCTTCGACCCCGACACGGGCGAGTCGCTGAAGACGAAACGCGAGGGCGACGTTCCGGACCGCGACGACGCCATCCCGAACCGCGAGGGCGCGAAATCCCGATCGGACTCGGGATCGGACGCCGACGGTGACCAGATCGAGGAGGTGGTCGAGTGA
- a CDS encoding SDR family NAD(P)-dependent oxidoreductase — MAVADRFTDRVAVVTGSTRGIGAGVAKRLAREGARVVVTGRTREAGEATVADIEAEGGEAVFVRADMREPDDIAALFEATVETYGGLDVLVNNAGVETNTGVAEATMEDWEFVVETDFRAFWLCAKEAAARMDEGAIVNTSSNHAFLTMPEMFPYNAVKSGIDGMTRAMALDLGPDIRVNTVNPGWVAIERTLSEMSDEERREIESIHPVGRLGEPADVAAAVAFLASDEAGFVTGANLLVDGGRSAVMQDGTLPDYRARREADPDASDDREDGR, encoded by the coding sequence ATCGCGGTGGCGGACCGATTCACCGACAGAGTGGCCGTGGTCACCGGCTCGACGCGCGGCATCGGTGCGGGCGTCGCGAAGCGCCTCGCCCGGGAGGGCGCGCGCGTCGTCGTCACCGGCCGGACCCGCGAGGCCGGCGAGGCGACCGTCGCCGACATCGAGGCCGAGGGCGGCGAGGCCGTCTTCGTCCGCGCGGACATGCGAGAACCGGACGACATCGCCGCGCTCTTCGAGGCGACCGTCGAGACCTACGGCGGCCTCGACGTCCTCGTGAACAACGCCGGGGTCGAGACGAACACCGGCGTCGCGGAGGCGACGATGGAGGACTGGGAGTTCGTCGTCGAGACGGACTTCCGGGCCTTCTGGCTCTGCGCGAAGGAGGCCGCCGCGCGGATGGACGAGGGGGCGATCGTCAACACCTCCTCGAATCACGCCTTCCTGACGATGCCGGAGATGTTCCCGTACAACGCGGTCAAATCGGGGATCGACGGAATGACGCGGGCGATGGCGCTGGATCTCGGACCCGACATCCGCGTCAACACCGTCAACCCCGGCTGGGTCGCCATCGAGCGCACGCTCTCGGAGATGAGCGACGAGGAGCGCCGCGAGATCGAGTCGATCCATCCGGTCGGACGACTCGGGGAACCCGCAGACGTCGCCGCGGCGGTCGCCTTCCTCGCGAGCGACGAGGCCGGGTTCGTCACGGGCGCGAACCTCCTCGTCGACGGCGGCCGCTCGGCCGTGATGCAGGACGGGACGCTCCCGGACTACCGGGCGCGGCGAGAGGCTGACCCAGACGCGAGCGACGATCGGGAGGACGGCAGGTGA
- a CDS encoding carbohydrate ABC transporter permease produces MREETRREAVWQFLTYGFILLGAVVTLVPLYWIFVASTLKESEFLSSTDPTLIPGDSFLGNFQALRARDNVQFVGHVGEMTQYIELGPIYIAYDFWNLWNMGAIESSIFVAGVYTILSLLLCSMAGFAFAKYEFRFKKPIFYAILATLILPIQLLVIPLFLLMSQIGLTNSYWAIILPWLANPLGIFLMRQNMRSIPDALLESARMDGATEFQLYYKIALPTMKSSLAALSIILFLFQWNLFLFPLVILDQGKYTIPVAINQLVGAQRVYYDQIMVAATLSIIPIFVLFLFLQKQFVSGILAGSVKE; encoded by the coding sequence ATGCGTGAGGAGACCCGCCGCGAGGCCGTCTGGCAGTTCCTCACCTACGGGTTCATCCTGCTCGGCGCCGTGGTGACGCTCGTCCCCCTCTACTGGATCTTCGTCGCCTCGACGCTGAAGGAGTCGGAGTTCCTCTCCTCGACCGACCCGACGCTGATCCCTGGCGACAGCTTCCTCGGCAACTTCCAGGCGCTGCGGGCCCGCGACAACGTCCAGTTCGTCGGACACGTCGGCGAGATGACGCAGTACATCGAACTCGGTCCCATCTACATTGCCTACGACTTCTGGAACCTCTGGAATATGGGCGCGATCGAGAGCAGCATCTTCGTCGCCGGCGTCTACACTATCCTGTCGCTGCTTCTGTGCTCGATGGCCGGCTTCGCCTTCGCGAAGTACGAGTTCCGGTTCAAGAAACCCATCTTCTACGCCATCCTCGCGACGCTGATCCTGCCGATCCAGCTGCTGGTCATCCCGCTGTTCCTCCTGATGAGCCAGATCGGGCTGACGAACAGCTACTGGGCGATCATCCTCCCGTGGCTGGCGAACCCGCTCGGGATCTTCCTGATGCGACAGAACATGCGGTCGATCCCGGACGCGCTCTTGGAGTCCGCGCGGATGGACGGCGCGACGGAGTTCCAGCTGTACTACAAGATCGCGCTGCCGACGATGAAGTCGTCGCTGGCGGCGCTTTCGATCATCCTCTTTCTCTTCCAGTGGAACCTCTTTTTGTTCCCGCTTGTCATCCTCGATCAGGGCAAGTACACGATCCCCGTCGCGATCAACCAGCTCGTCGGTGCACAGCGCGTCTACTACGACCAGATCATGGTCGCCGCAACGCTCTCGATCATCCCGATCTTCGTGCTGTTCCTGTTCTTGCAGAAGCAGTTCGTCAGCGGGATTCTCGCGGGCTCTGTCAAGGAGTAA
- a CDS encoding carbohydrate ABC transporter permease, with protein sequence MATRDSLSGSNPSVRDRLRFARQSVGERMPTPGEGVVGYVFLLPAFLLFGLFLAFPIVYTFYLSFFRFEGVGDETLLWIDTGFFSYRLTSIADLSFVGLQNYTRMFTDTLFHQAMFNTTFILVVQVPLMVALALLFAVALDASFVKLRGVFRTVLALPVSANLVAYSTVFLLMMQDAGLINYVLTSLGLPAIPWLTSSFWSRMTIVGAVTWRWTGYNMIILLAGLQNIPQQLYEAAEIDGANRIEKFRYVTVPQLRPVLLFVFVTSTIGTFKLFSEPVIINGGGAPLDSTITIVQYIYQTAFIDFRLGYASALTYVLIGIVSVFSAIQLNVGGESDA encoded by the coding sequence ATGGCCACTCGAGATTCGCTTTCGGGATCGAACCCGTCGGTACGCGATCGCCTGCGGTTCGCGCGACAGTCGGTCGGCGAGCGGATGCCGACGCCCGGCGAGGGCGTCGTCGGCTACGTGTTCTTACTGCCGGCGTTTCTCCTCTTCGGCCTCTTCCTCGCGTTCCCGATCGTCTACACGTTCTACCTCTCGTTCTTCAGGTTCGAGGGGGTCGGCGACGAGACGCTGCTGTGGATCGACACCGGCTTCTTCAGCTACCGGCTGACGAGCATCGCGGACCTCAGCTTCGTGGGGCTCCAGAACTACACGCGGATGTTCACCGACACGCTGTTCCACCAGGCGATGTTCAACACGACGTTCATCCTCGTCGTGCAGGTGCCGCTGATGGTGGCGCTCGCTCTGCTCTTCGCCGTCGCGCTCGACGCGTCGTTCGTGAAACTGCGCGGCGTCTTCCGCACGGTGCTCGCGCTTCCAGTCTCGGCGAACCTCGTCGCCTACTCGACGGTGTTCCTCCTGATGATGCAGGACGCCGGGCTGATCAACTACGTGTTGACCTCGCTGGGACTGCCCGCGATCCCCTGGCTGACCAGTTCCTTCTGGTCGCGGATGACCATCGTCGGGGCGGTGACCTGGCGGTGGACGGGCTACAACATGATCATCCTGCTCGCGGGGCTCCAGAACATCCCCCAGCAGCTCTACGAGGCCGCCGAGATCGACGGCGCGAACCGGATCGAGAAGTTCCGGTACGTCACGGTCCCGCAGCTCCGCCCCGTGCTGCTCTTCGTGTTCGTCACCTCGACGATCGGGACGTTCAAGCTGTTCAGCGAGCCCGTCATCATCAACGGCGGCGGCGCGCCGCTGGACTCGACGATCACCATCGTCCAGTACATCTACCAGACGGCGTTCATCGACTTCCGACTCGGGTACGCCAGCGCGCTCACGTACGTCCTCATCGGCATCGTGAGCGTCTTCTCGGCGATCCAGCTCAACGTCGGAGGTGAGAGCGATGCGTGA
- the dgoD gene encoding galactonate dehydratase: MRIVDYDLYQVPPRWLFLRIETSDGRVGWGEPVVEGRARTVETAVEELLDTYLLGEDPTPIEDHWQTMYRGGFYRGGPVLMSAIAGIDQALWDLKGKQFGAPIYELLGGRARNRVRVYQWVGGDRPEGVAQAAQEKVDEGFSALKMNATAELRRIDNPGAIDDARERIATVRETVGPEVDIGVDFHGRVSKSMAKRLAKALEPYDPMFIEEPVLPEHNDCLPELAEHTTTPIATGERMYSRWDFKEIFEDGAVDVIQPDLSHAGGITEVKKIVGMAEAYDVAMAPHCPLGPIALASCVQVDACSPNVLIQEQSLDIHYNEGSDVLDYLADPSVFEYRDGYVELPTDPGLGIDIDERRVREVTDEVDWHNPVWRHEDGSVAEW, encoded by the coding sequence ATGCGGATCGTCGACTACGACCTCTATCAGGTCCCGCCGCGGTGGCTGTTCCTCCGGATCGAGACGAGCGACGGCCGCGTCGGCTGGGGCGAACCCGTCGTCGAGGGCCGCGCCCGGACGGTCGAGACGGCCGTCGAGGAACTGCTCGACACCTACCTCCTCGGCGAGGACCCGACGCCGATCGAGGACCACTGGCAGACGATGTACCGCGGCGGGTTCTACCGCGGCGGGCCGGTCCTGATGTCCGCCATCGCCGGCATCGATCAGGCGCTGTGGGACCTCAAGGGCAAGCAGTTCGGCGCGCCGATCTACGAACTGCTCGGCGGCCGCGCGCGGAACCGCGTGCGCGTGTACCAGTGGGTCGGCGGCGACCGCCCCGAGGGGGTCGCCCAGGCCGCCCAGGAGAAGGTCGACGAGGGGTTCAGCGCCCTGAAGATGAACGCGACGGCCGAACTCCGGCGGATCGACAACCCCGGGGCGATCGACGACGCGCGCGAGCGGATCGCGACGGTCAGAGAGACCGTGGGCCCGGAGGTCGACATCGGCGTCGACTTCCACGGCCGCGTCTCGAAGTCGATGGCCAAACGCCTCGCGAAGGCGCTGGAGCCGTACGACCCGATGTTCATCGAAGAGCCCGTCCTCCCCGAGCACAACGACTGCCTCCCGGAACTGGCGGAACACACCACGACGCCGATCGCGACGGGCGAGCGGATGTACTCCCGGTGGGACTTCAAGGAGATCTTCGAGGACGGCGCGGTCGACGTCATCCAACCGGACCTCTCTCACGCCGGCGGCATCACCGAGGTGAAGAAGATCGTCGGGATGGCGGAGGCCTACGACGTCGCGATGGCTCCCCACTGCCCGCTCGGGCCGATCGCTCTGGCCTCGTGCGTGCAGGTCGACGCCTGCTCGCCGAACGTGCTCATCCAGGAGCAGAGCCTCGACATCCACTACAACGAGGGGAGCGACGTGCTCGACTACCTCGCGGACCCCTCGGTCTTCGAGTACCGCGACGGCTACGTCGAACTGCCGACCGACCCCGGACTGGGAATCGACATCGACGAGCGGCGCGTCCGCGAGGTCACAGACGAGGTCGACTGGCACAACCCCGTCTGGCGGCACGAGGACGGCAGCGTCGCGGAGTGGTGA